A segment of the Syntrophomonadaceae bacterium genome:
TTCTCCTGGTCGTCAACGCTTCCAATATAGCCACGGATTTGGAGTGGATCAAAGAACACTGCTTCAAAGATGTATCAATCATCGACCAGTCCCCGTCAACAGCGCTGCTGGCTGTTCAGGGTCCACTGACAAAAGAGATTCTCCAGAGGTTAACGGAAGTGGATTTGGCGTCCATTAAATACTACCGGTTTGCCTTTGGCCAGGTTTGTGACATTGAATGCTTGATCTCCCGGACCGGTTATACTGGTGAAGATGGCTTTGAGCTGTACTTCGACGCTCAATACGCAGCAGAATTATGGCACCAGATCATTGCCACCGGATCGCCCGATGGTCTGATCCCTATCGGATTAGGGGCCAGGGATACCCTCAGGTTCGAAGCCGGCTTGCCGCTATACGGCCAGGAGCTTTCAGCAGCGATCACCCCCCTGGAGGCAGGGCTTAGCCGCTTTGTTAAGCTAGAGAAGGAAGAATTCATCGGCAAGGAGGCTTTAAGGGCACAAAAAGCCAGCGGCATCCCCCGCAAACTGGTGGGACTGGAAATGGTGGATCGAGGCATCCCCAGAACAGGCTACGCAGTAACTTGTAAAGGACAGGAAACCGGGTTTGTCACCTCCGGCACTTTTGCCCCCTGGGTGCAGAAAAACCTGGCGATGGCCTTAGTCGGCCAAGATGCGGAGGGCGATTTGGAAGTCTCAATCCGCGGCAAAGGCCACCAGTGCCAAAGGGTACCTTTACCTTTTTACAAAAGATGATCTGCTCCTTTGAATACTGACTACTGATTGCTTAAGCGAAAAAAGAAAACCGTTATTATTAACACAGGAGGTTATTAATCATGAACACACCTCAGGAACTGTTATACAGCAAGGAGCACGAGTGGGTAAGAACCATCGGAAATAAAGTCGTGGTAGGCATTACTGATTATGCGCAAAACTCTTTGGGCGATCTGGTGTTTGTAGAACTGCCCCAGGTTGGCAGCCAAGTAACAGCCGGAAGCTTCTTTGCTGTCGTTGAATCAGTTAAGGCTGCTTCCGATTGTTACTCTCCCGTTACCGGCAAAGTGGTGGCCGCAAATGAAGCCTTGCTGGAGGCCCCCGAACTGATCAACCAGGACCCCTATGGCCAGGGATGGATCATGGAGGTGGAGCTTCTGGACGGCAAACTGCCGGATGATCTGATGACTGCAGAACAATATGTCAAAATGATTGCAGAGGAGGGGCAATAGGTGGCCTACATCCCCCACACGAACGAGGACCGGCAGCAGATGCTGGAAGCGATCGGGGTAAAAAATATTGAGGAACTCTTGACAGATATCCCTGCTGCCGTCAGGCTCAATCAGCCCCTTGACATTCCCGCTCCCATGCCAGAAATGGAACTGGCCGCACATATCAGGAGCTTGGCCGGCAAGAACCTAAACCTGGATGAATACGCCTGTTTCCTGGGGGCCGGCGCTTATGACCATTATGTGCCGAAGGCGGTTGACCAGCTGTTGCTCAGGTCTGAATTCTATACTGCTTATACTCCTTATCAGCCGGAAATCAGCCAGGGCACCCTCCAGGCTATCTTTCAGTATCAGTCCATGATCTGCAACCTGACCGGCATGGACGTAGCCAACGCCTCCATGTACGACGGGGCCAGCGCCATGGCCGAAGCGGCCTTAATGGCCTGCGACCTGGCCAAGCGGGAAAAAATTATCATCTCCCGCTCTGTCCACCCGGAGTACCGGGAAACGGTGTTGACCTATGCCCACGGCAAAGGGTTGGCTGTAGCGGAAATACCCCTGGAGGATGGAATCACCTCCCTTGCCCACCTGGAACAAGCCCTGGATCATCAGGCTGCGGTTGTCCTGATCCAGCACCCCAACTTTTTCGGCTGCCTGGAACCAGTGCAGGAAATCGGCGAACTGGCCAAAAAAAACCAGTCTCTCTATGCCGTGGGTGTCGACCCGGTTTCTTTGGGCCTCCTGGCGCCGCCAGGGGACTACGGGGCAGACATCGTTATTGGAGAAGGCCAGAGTTTGGGCGGCCATGTCAGCTTCGGCGGGCCCTTCCTGGGGTTTTTAGCCTGCCGGGACAAGATTGCCCGCCGCCTTCCCGGCCGCATTGCCGGCCAGACTGTGGACAGCCATGGCCGCCGAGGGTTTGTACTTACGCTGCAGGCAAGAGAACAACACATCCGGCGGGAAAAGGCCACTTCCAACATCTGTTCCAACCAGGCCTTAATGGCTTTGACCGCTACTATCTACCTGTCGCTGGTTGGCCCTGAGGGTATAAAGCAGATAGCTGAACTGTCCCTGCAAAAAGCCCACTACCTTTATGAACAAATGACCAGGCTTCCCGGGGTTAAGCCAGCCTTTAACCAACCATTTTTCAAGGAATTTGCGGTTAAAGTCGGCCCGCCGCCCGCGCAAATCAATAATTCTCTGCTGAAACGACGCATTATCGGCGGCCTGGACCTGGGCCGGTTCTACCCGGAGTTATCCGGGCACATGTCTTTTTGCTGCACCGAAAAACGCACCAGAGCCGAAATCGACGACCTGGTGGCAGGAATGGAGGAATCCCAATGCCAGAACCTTTGATCTTTGAATTAAGCTCGCCTGGGCGGCAGGGCTTAACATGGCCCGCACCGGATGTCCCAGTACGCGATATTACAGAGTTAATCCCGGCCAAAGCCTTGCGCAGGGCTGCCCCCGAGCTGCCGGAAGTCAGTGAACAGGATACAGTGCGGCATTTTACCAGGCTTTCTTCCTTAAATTATGGGGTGGACACCGGGTTTTACCCTTTGGGTTCCTGCACCATGAAGTACAACCCCAAAATCAATGAAGACGCAGCCAGGCAGCCGGGATTTGCCCGCCTGCATCCCTACCAGGACCCGGCAACCTGTCAAGGAGCCCTGGAATTGATGTATCACCTTGACCAGTACTTGTGCGAGATCACCGGCATGCACAAGTTTTCCCTGCAGCCGGCAGCAGGCGCCCACGGCGAGCTGCTCGGGCTATTGGTCATCCAGTCCTACCACCAGAAGCGCCAGGATTTTCGCCGCAACAAGGTGATTATCCCCGACGCGGCCCATGGCACCAACCCGGCCACCGCCGGTCTGGTGGGGATGGACGTCATCCAGATCCCTTCCGATGCCAGGGGCGGGGTGGATCTGGCCAGCCTGCAGGCCGCCCTGGGGGAAGATACGGCGGCATTGATGCTGACTAATCCCAACACCCTCGGGCTTTTTGATGAAAATATTCAAACCATCGCCGAAATGGTTCACCAGGCAGGCGGGCTTGTTTACTACGACGGGGCCAACTTGAATGCCATTATGGGCCTGACCCGTCCTGGCGACATGGGGTTTGATGTCATCCACTTAAACCTGCACAAGACATTTGCTACACCCCACGGCGGTGGTGGACCCGGGGCAGGTCCCGTCGGAGTTAAGGATTTTTTAGCGCCTTTTCTGCCCAAGCCCCTTGTGGTCCAGGACAGCCAAACTGGCCAATACCGCTTTGAAGAAGATATGCCCCAAACCATCGGCCGGATGAAGGCCTTTTACGGCAATTTTGGCGTGCTGGTAAAGGCCTATACCTACATCCGGGCTTTGGGAGGTGATGGTTTAAGAAAGGTGAGCGAACACGCTGTACTGAACGCCAATTATCTGCTGCATTTGTTGAAAGACCACTACCACCTGCCTTACCAGCGCCACTGCAAGCACGAGTTTGTGATCACTCCTGCCCCCCAGGTAAGGAAGGAAGGAATTCGCACCCTGGACATTGCCAAACGGCTCTTAGATTTTGGCTACCACCCCCCAACGATCTACTTCCCCTTGATTGTGGAGGAAGCTATAATGGTAGAACCTACAGAAACAGAAAGCAAAGAAACCCTGGACCAATTCGCCAGGGCGATGATAGCTATTGCGGAGGAAGCCATGTCTGACCCGGCCAAGCTGAAAGGCGCCCCTTATACCACGCCGGTCAGCCGCCTGGACGAGGTTACAGCCGCCCGCAAACCTGTCCTGCGATGGAAACCCACCCGGAATTAATCGGAGGCTGGCTCATAAAACATGATTTCGTTTGAAATCAGCAATTGAATTAAGCAGGTATTTATAGCTTTGCAACGAAAAATATTATGTTGAGGCAGTATGTAAATTCAGATAATAATGGTTGCATCGCCAAAACTAAGGAAACGAAATTTTTCCCTGACAGCATAATCATAAGCCTGCATGACAAACTCCCGGGATGCAAAAGCTGATATAAGCACCAGATGGGACGAGCAAGGCAGGTGCAGGTTGGTTATAATTCGGTCCACCATCTGAAACCGGTAACCAGGCATAATAAACAGGTCTGTCCACCCGGAACCAGGTTCGAAACCTTTTGCTGCTGCGCTTTCAAGAGCCCGCACAGCATCTGTGCCGCAGGCCACCACTTTCTTTCCTTGTCGTTTGGCCTGCCGGATTGCCGCTACCGTTCCCTCCGGCAAATGATAAAACTCTGCCGGCAAATTGTGGTCTGCCACGAATTCCGTTTTGATAGGACGAAAGCTGCCCACCCCCATATGCAGCGTAAAGTTGACAACCTGCACCCCTTTATCCACCACTCTTTGCATGAGTTCGGGGGTAAAGTGAAGTGCCGCCGTCGGAGCTGCAGATGAGCCTTGGTTTTTGGCCAGGATAGTCTGGTAGCGGCCCTGGTCGGCCAGCGGCTCTTTAATATAGGGAGGCAAGGGCATCTCGCCCCATTTTTCCATGGCCTCGTAAGCTGTCTCGGGCCTCGAAAACTGCAAAATAAAGGTGTTGATGCCGGTCTTTTCCAGAACCTGCACTTTCTCGCCATTGCCTAGCAACAAGATCCCGCCTCTGGGATTAGGCTTAAGCAGTGTTTCCCAGCGGCAGTCATCAAGCGGATGCAGAAAAAACACCTCTACTTTGCCGCCAGATGGTTTTTTACAATAAAGCCTGGCTTTCATTACCTTGGTGTCATTAATAACCAGGACATCTCCCGGCTGAAGCCAGTTTATCACCTGGCTAAAAACGGTCGCGCTCACTTTTTGATTGCTGCGATCCATTACAAGCAGACGGGAGCTATCCCTGGGTGTTACCGGCTGTTGGGCAATCAATTCCCAGGGAAGATGGCAATTAAAAAGTTCTGTTTTCAGGTTACCTGCTGACAAATCCTCCACCTCTTAAAAATTTTTGGAGCAACCAGCAATATCTCATTGCTTGATTGCCGATCTTATACCAAAAGCCCATTTTCCGCGTCAATTTCTTGCCCATTCAAGCGCATTGGTCATAGGTTGTAGAAATCCCAAATTATCCGTCCCTGCGCTTTTAGTTTTACCATTCTTTATTGTAGCTTATCCCGCGCCCAGGATAACTGCTGACGGCAGCGCATCGGACACCAGAACCGGCAAAAACCAATGTCTGTATTGTAACACACAGATGCCTATCGAGGAATAGGAGCAGGGTGGCAAGTCAAGAACCTTCCCCAACTTGCCAGAGGGAGAATATGATATGATTAATGCATGGCGGCTCCTGGATACCGGCTTTGACGACGGTTTTACCAATATGGCCATGGATGAGGCCATTCTGACTGCCGTCAGCCGGGGTTTAGTTCCCCCTACCCTGCGCTTTTACGGGTGGGACCCGCCTACAATTACGCTAGGTTATTTTCAAAAGGCTGAAGAGGAAATCGACCTTTGCGCCGCCCGGTGCCTGGGGGTGCAAATAGTGCGCCGCCTGACCGGGGGCCGGGCTGTGCTGCACCACCGGGAATTAACCTACAGCATTATTGCCCCGGCCGATCACCCGAATCTGAAAGGGACTGTCCTCTCATCCTACTTGCGGTTAAGCCAGGGGCTCCTGGCAGGCTATCGCTCCCTGGGGGCACTAGTTGAGCTGGCTAAGGGCAATCCTGGCAAAGGCGGTGGCTCCGCGTGCTTTGACACGCCTTCATGGTATGAATTGACCGCCCAGGGGAAAAAAATTGCCGGCAGCGCCCAGACCCGCAAACTTGGGGCTGTCCTGCAGCACGGTTCCCTGCCCTTTTATTTTGATATTGACTTTCTGCTGTCCTGCCTTAAACTTAAAGACAAAACGATAAAAGAACGGCTTCGCAACACCCTATCCCGGCAGGCCGCCGGAATCAATCAAATCCTGAACAGGGAAATTGGTTACAACGAATTGGCCCAGGCCCTGATCAATGGCTGGAGCGAGACCCTGGGCTGGCAGTTACACCCGGGAACCTTAACTGCCGAAGAGCTTTTATGGACAGACTCCCTGCTGGAAAAAAAGTATGCTACCGACGAATGGAACTTGCATAGGCGCAACTGCTCTTAAACCATCAACGCGGCAAGGACTGTCAAGGCACTAGTACTGGCAGTTACCTAAAATAGGGGGTATATATATGTTTTTCTCAGCAGAAAGGGTTATTGCATCGTTAAAAAACCTTCGTGCTCTGCATCCCTTCTTTGGTACAACCTACCTGGTATGCAAGCGGTCATTATTACCGGCAGGAAAACTTGGCGACTTTCCGATGGCAGATCTAACGAATGGCTTTTTAGACGAATACCACAGGCTGCAACCTTACTCCAATTGGTATTACCAGCCATATAAAACCTCCGGCAGGGATAAAGTGTGGTTTAAACCTGATTATGAACCTGCCGGGCTTATGACGCTTAATAAAGCCTTTGCCTCGGTATTTATGCCGAAGCCCGATCCAAATAAGTGGGGTTGGCAAGAAAATTACGTTGAAAAATTAAGGACGAAGCTCCCCAAAGGAAAACCTCTTCCTGTCTTTGATCTGGCGGTTTGGATCTGCAGGAAAAAAAAGTGGGACGTAGATACTTCCCCGGCGGATATTATTCAATACTTTATTGCCCACTTCAATTTCACAGCGGAAGAAAGAATTCTCCTCTTAGACGAAACTGTGCCGTCAGTTTCAGAGCCGCCTGTATTTAATCCGCAGCCGACAGATTGGGCAGATCTGAGTTCTTTCATTCCGCCGCCTCCTGATGCCGGATCAGATCAAAAAGGCACATTAACCTATTTAAGATTAGAGCATTTGGGTCCTACCCGAAAAATGGAACTAATTCCTGCCAGAAGATTGAATATTATTACTGGAGACAATGGGCTTGGCAAATCATTCCTGCTCGAGTGCGCCTGGTGGGCTCTCACAGGCACCTGGCCTGGGATTCCTGCCTACCCAAAAAAGAGCGCGGGCACGAAGAAAGAACATCCTGCGATAACCTTTGAGCTAAGTGGAACAAACTCTCAAATAAAGGAAACACGCATTCTTTATGATTTTAATTCACGTACCTGGCCCAAGCCGAAAAAACGGCCAACCATTTCAGGCTTAATGGTCTATGCCCGGGTTGACGAGACTTTTGCGGTGTGGGATCCTGCCCATTTTAACAACAGCAATGATGCTGCAGCACCACTGGTCTTTACCGGCAACCAGGTTTGGGATGGCTTAACCGGCAGTATCGAGGGCTTAATTAGAGATTGGGTAAAGTGGCAGAATATGCCCGCAAAATATCCTTTTGACATTTTTTGCCAGGTATTGAACCGGCTGTCTCCGCCTGACTTAGGAGGGTTTACACCTGGCGAGCCTGTCAGGATACCTAATGATCCGCGGGACATTCCCACCATAAAACATCCTTACGGCCTTACTCCCCTGCTTTACGCGTCGGCTGGTGTCAGACGCATCATCACTTTGGCCTATCTGATGGTTTGGGTTTGGCATGAGCACAGGATCCAGTCGGAACTTTCATCCGCCAGTCCAGCCAGCCGCATGGTGGTAATGATCGATGAAATCGAGGCCCATCTGCATCCCAA
Coding sequences within it:
- the gcvT gene encoding glycine cleavage system aminomethyltransferase GcvT, with amino-acid sequence MEEHQGLKKTPLYHAHLAAGAKIVEFGGWAMPVQYTGIIAEHLAVRLKAGLFDVSHMGEIRLQGPQALKTVQFLLTNDVSRLETGQIIYSPMCFASGGVVDDLLVYRLGLDDFLLVVNASNIATDLEWIKEHCFKDVSIIDQSPSTALLAVQGPLTKEILQRLTEVDLASIKYYRFAFGQVCDIECLISRTGYTGEDGFELYFDAQYAAELWHQIIATGSPDGLIPIGLGARDTLRFEAGLPLYGQELSAAITPLEAGLSRFVKLEKEEFIGKEALRAQKASGIPRKLVGLEMVDRGIPRTGYAVTCKGQETGFVTSGTFAPWVQKNLAMALVGQDAEGDLEVSIRGKGHQCQRVPLPFYKR
- the gcvH gene encoding glycine cleavage system protein GcvH, with product MNTPQELLYSKEHEWVRTIGNKVVVGITDYAQNSLGDLVFVELPQVGSQVTAGSFFAVVESVKAASDCYSPVTGKVVAANEALLEAPELINQDPYGQGWIMEVELLDGKLPDDLMTAEQYVKMIAEEGQ
- the gcvPA gene encoding aminomethyl-transferring glycine dehydrogenase subunit GcvPA; the encoded protein is MAYIPHTNEDRQQMLEAIGVKNIEELLTDIPAAVRLNQPLDIPAPMPEMELAAHIRSLAGKNLNLDEYACFLGAGAYDHYVPKAVDQLLLRSEFYTAYTPYQPEISQGTLQAIFQYQSMICNLTGMDVANASMYDGASAMAEAALMACDLAKREKIIISRSVHPEYRETVLTYAHGKGLAVAEIPLEDGITSLAHLEQALDHQAAVVLIQHPNFFGCLEPVQEIGELAKKNQSLYAVGVDPVSLGLLAPPGDYGADIVIGEGQSLGGHVSFGGPFLGFLACRDKIARRLPGRIAGQTVDSHGRRGFVLTLQAREQHIRREKATSNICSNQALMALTATIYLSLVGPEGIKQIAELSLQKAHYLYEQMTRLPGVKPAFNQPFFKEFAVKVGPPPAQINNSLLKRRIIGGLDLGRFYPELSGHMSFCCTEKRTRAEIDDLVAGMEESQCQNL
- the gcvPB gene encoding aminomethyl-transferring glycine dehydrogenase subunit GcvPB is translated as MPEPLIFELSSPGRQGLTWPAPDVPVRDITELIPAKALRRAAPELPEVSEQDTVRHFTRLSSLNYGVDTGFYPLGSCTMKYNPKINEDAARQPGFARLHPYQDPATCQGALELMYHLDQYLCEITGMHKFSLQPAAGAHGELLGLLVIQSYHQKRQDFRRNKVIIPDAAHGTNPATAGLVGMDVIQIPSDARGGVDLASLQAALGEDTAALMLTNPNTLGLFDENIQTIAEMVHQAGGLVYYDGANLNAIMGLTRPGDMGFDVIHLNLHKTFATPHGGGGPGAGPVGVKDFLAPFLPKPLVVQDSQTGQYRFEEDMPQTIGRMKAFYGNFGVLVKAYTYIRALGGDGLRKVSEHAVLNANYLLHLLKDHYHLPYQRHCKHEFVITPAPQVRKEGIRTLDIAKRLLDFGYHPPTIYFPLIVEEAIMVEPTETESKETLDQFARAMIAIAEEAMSDPAKLKGAPYTTPVSRLDEVTAARKPVLRWKPTRN
- the queA gene encoding tRNA preQ1(34) S-adenosylmethionine ribosyltransferase-isomerase QueA, whose protein sequence is MSAGNLKTELFNCHLPWELIAQQPVTPRDSSRLLVMDRSNQKVSATVFSQVINWLQPGDVLVINDTKVMKARLYCKKPSGGKVEVFFLHPLDDCRWETLLKPNPRGGILLLGNGEKVQVLEKTGINTFILQFSRPETAYEAMEKWGEMPLPPYIKEPLADQGRYQTILAKNQGSSAAPTAALHFTPELMQRVVDKGVQVVNFTLHMGVGSFRPIKTEFVADHNLPAEFYHLPEGTVAAIRQAKRQGKKVVACGTDAVRALESAAAKGFEPGSGWTDLFIMPGYRFQMVDRIITNLHLPCSSHLVLISAFASREFVMQAYDYAVREKFRFLSFGDATIII
- a CDS encoding lipoate--protein ligase family protein, whose translation is MINAWRLLDTGFDDGFTNMAMDEAILTAVSRGLVPPTLRFYGWDPPTITLGYFQKAEEEIDLCAARCLGVQIVRRLTGGRAVLHHRELTYSIIAPADHPNLKGTVLSSYLRLSQGLLAGYRSLGALVELAKGNPGKGGGSACFDTPSWYELTAQGKKIAGSAQTRKLGAVLQHGSLPFYFDIDFLLSCLKLKDKTIKERLRNTLSRQAAGINQILNREIGYNELAQALINGWSETLGWQLHPGTLTAEELLWTDSLLEKKYATDEWNLHRRNCS
- a CDS encoding AAA family ATPase, coding for MFFSAERVIASLKNLRALHPFFGTTYLVCKRSLLPAGKLGDFPMADLTNGFLDEYHRLQPYSNWYYQPYKTSGRDKVWFKPDYEPAGLMTLNKAFASVFMPKPDPNKWGWQENYVEKLRTKLPKGKPLPVFDLAVWICRKKKWDVDTSPADIIQYFIAHFNFTAEERILLLDETVPSVSEPPVFNPQPTDWADLSSFIPPPPDAGSDQKGTLTYLRLEHLGPTRKMELIPARRLNIITGDNGLGKSFLLECAWWALTGTWPGIPAYPKKSAGTKKEHPAITFELSGTNSQIKETRILYDFNSRTWPKPKKRPTISGLMVYARVDETFAVWDPAHFNNSNDAAAPLVFTGNQVWDGLTGSIEGLIRDWVKWQNMPAKYPFDIFCQVLNRLSPPDLGGFTPGEPVRIPNDPRDIPTIKHPYGLTPLLYASAGVRRIITLAYLMVWVWHEHRIQSELSSASPASRMVVMIDEIEAHLHPKWQRAILPAMLDVQKAMAHDLDIQFLITTHSPLIMVSAEPEFDDDCDKLFHLDLGPNNEVTLDEKNFTVFGQVNSWLTSPVFELRHARSREAEQAIEAAKKIQLSTKVDLAELKEINDRLLKYLAADDAFWPRWVYFAEKHGVKA